In one window of Microplitis demolitor isolate Queensland-Clemson2020A chromosome 4, iyMicDemo2.1a, whole genome shotgun sequence DNA:
- the LOC103570248 gene encoding stromal interaction molecule homolog isoform X5 has protein sequence MRSVVNVELIGIYVLRILCWCCAEVIAGGGALDASSRYHTRSSDGSNHISSTTFSPTFTEGIAQAVAHDTLQSPADNCNDDLACITMASHDRLGLEAIKTLHSQLDDDADGDVDLSESDDFLREELQYEAGYERRQRAFHHNDDMHISVRELWEAWLRSEVHNWTIEQTSEWLTTNVELPQYVPNFIQHRVTGATLPRLAVNNMHYLNNVLGIKDPIHKQKIALKAMDVVLFGPPKDSGHSLKDLILITLLFGALIGCWYAYQQKKSSQKHLRRMMKDMEGLHKAELALEDLQKELERARLEQENATTAKQNLEKRLQDESMGLHTSYSDLEVSQLKAEIEMLKMELQRAEGELEDRCWSPPVGLQHWLQLTHEIENKSYTKKKISAEKQLQQAREACEKLRKKRSSLVGAFVSTHGKSIDEVDKSIVEARTALNEVTAELQERVHRWKQMELLCGFNIINNNGLNYLENILYRGSQNGRSLGLRGRMSSSQDDLDDDGGSLYAQSVSGAAGKTETDNHEHFD, from the exons ATGCGATCAGTAGTGAATGTCGAATTAATTGGAATTTATGTACTTCGGATTCTTTGTTGGTGTTGCGCTGAAGTAATTGCTGGTGGTGGTGCATTAGACGCTTCATCTAGATATCATACGAGGTCTAGTGATGGATCAAATCATATTAGTTCAACAACATTCTCGCCAACATTTACTGAGGGTATCGCTCAAGCTGTTGCACACGATACCTTGCAGTCTC cTGCGGATAATTGCAATGACGATTTAGCATGCATTACAATGGCATCTCACGATCGCTTAGGTTTAGAAGCTATCAAAACACTACATAGTCAATTAGATGATGATGCTGATGGTGATGTCGATTTATCAGAATCTGATGAC ttTCTCAGGGAAGAACTGCAGTATGAGGCTGGATATGAAAGACGTCAACGTGCTTTTCATCACAATGATGATATGCATATTAGTGTTAGAGAATTATGGGAGGCTTGGTTGAGATCTGAAGTTCATAATTGGACAATTGAACAGACTTCCGAGTGGTTGACCACAAATGTTGAGCTTCCACAATATGTGCCGAATTTTATACAGCATCGTGTTACCGGAGCAACACTTCctag ACTGGCTGTGAATAATATGCACTATCTTAATAATGTCTTGGGTATCAAAGATCCTATtcacaaacaaaaaattgcactgaAAGCTATGGACGTGGTCTTGTTCGGACCACCTAAAG ATTCCGGCCATAGTTTAAAAGATCTgatattaataactttattgttTGGAGCGTTAATCGGGTGTTGGTATGCttatcagcaaaaaaaaagctcGCAGAAGCATTTAAGAAGAATGATGAAGGATATGGAAGGTCTTCACAAAGCCGAACTAGCGCTAGAAGATTTAcag AAAGAACTTGAGAGAGCGAGATTAGAACAAGAAAATGCTACAACAGCCAAACAAAATTTAGAGAAAAGACTTCAAGACGAAAGTATGGGCTTACATACGTCTTATTCAGATCTAGAAGTATCACAATTGAAAGCTGAAATCGAa atgCTGAAAATGGAACTACAACGTGCAGAAGGAGAACTAGAAGATCGCTGTTGGTCACCACCTGTTGGATTACAACATTGGTTACAATTAACtcatgaaattgaaaataaatcttacactaagaaaaaaatatctgcgGAGAAACAATTGCAACAAGCACGCGAAGCA TGTGAAAAATTACGCAAAAAGCGATCAAGTCTTGTCGGAGCATTTGTATCTACTCATGGAAAATCAATTGATGAAGTAGACAAAAGTATCGTTGAAGCGAGAACAGCATTAAATGAAGTAACAGCTGAACTACAAGAACGAGTCCACCGTTGGAAACAAATGGAACTCCTCTGTGGATTTAATATAATCAACAATAACGGccttaattatttagaaaatattttatatcgcGGATCACAGAATGGACGCAGTCTGGGATTACgag GACGAATGAGTAGTAGCCAAGATGATTTAGATGATGACGGAGGTTCATTGTATGCACAATCAGTTTCTGGTGCTGCAGGTAAGACGGAAACGGACAACCATGAGCACTTCGATTAA
- the LOC103570249 gene encoding protein cramped produces the protein MEKDKEKDEYLTSLIGSVKKDDTVLILENKTATDAKNSQAKIVRGTKKMRVDSTDSNQITDKKDNKDDEGEAKIVRSLKRSCELWSLEDKNTFFKAVNEYGKDFDGLQGYFLNQGKKKGLPENMIKNKEQIRHFYYRTWLKISKHLKFSEDVKKTSQEIYGLINYGELRRKLPRIHEKFLLKLNELIYWGSTQVRLRGKTMRIKTPICRALRKLNQLEDWQEEIKLPPRVTVELRPGNNLTWWKVQANAMNPRVRTLVPIQRRLSSLLAFLQQRWKPVKFKPSLNIDSELFYDKKFNDNELLRVAPVEGAKISLPMVNLGEYLTSNSVSFNSYEQRLSLKSSRDELLGYVQQFKSVGKKTIKKKIDKKLPSLRVAGSGGVAGADDNDKLNDNNSDLDNLDTHLNCIDKSLFASHSDKNVGDSNSNNNVNVNSNFSIEPNRFPGRETIDRIREGWNIDESNTITIGDLFLMFGRESKIILEYWWDVPKKNDRVPNDNPSLNKDLKKQDESLCLALQKLLSIAKHNYGTSKAFDNTSSSSETVVSSRMPSTKDSTFRRPLIPQVYHKTGSQEAFKTQLDKFTTRFCKRGRTVRQRNLIVQRAVPLIGNLNCEKNEIKEPSQLNLNPTREIISDYNNDNKLEDIGIELLGSNENIESENNLLSTLAAASADHSNNGLLVQPSNSIITSATQILKEGEGQWLNSEVADYSLSSFLGQFESPLKGSQRSQTGSQLGSIRPSSDVLSQMQCLMVENSVDYMAKFANLASQIASNDQNSNK, from the exons ATGGagaaagataaagaaaaagatgAATATTTAACGAGTTTAATTGGTTCAGTAAAAAAAGACGACACAGtattaattttggaaaataaaacaGCAACTGATGCGAAAAATTCGCAGGCTAAAATTGTCCGAGGAACGAAAAAAATGAGAGTTGATTCAACTGATTCTAATCAAATCACTGATAAAAAAG ataataaaGATGATGAAGGCGAAGCAAAAATAGTCAGATCGTTAAAACGTTCATGCGAACTGTGGTCGCTAGaagataaaaatacattttttaaggCAGTAAACGAGTACGGGAAAGATTTCGACGGATTGCAAGGATACTTTTTAAACCAAGGAAAGAAAAAAGGTTTACCAGAAAATATGATAAAGAACAAGGAGCAAATTCGTCATTTTTACTACCGCACTtggttaaaaatatcaaaacacCTGAAATTTTCTGAAGACGTTAAAAAAACGTCGCAAGAAATTTACGGATTAATTAACTACGGCGAATTACGTCGTAAATTACCACGcatacatgaaaaatttttgctaaaattAAACGAATTAATTTACTGGGGATCAACCCAAGTTCGTTTACGAGGGAAAACGATGCGAATTAAAACGCCGATATGTCGGGCTTTGAGGAAATTGAATCAACTTGAAGATTGgcaagaagaaataaaattaccgcCGCGTGTTACCGTTGAATTACGACCGGGAAATAATTTAACCTGGTGGAAAGTACAAGCGAATGCTATGAATCCCCGAGTTCGAACACTGGTGCCAATCCAACGGCGCTTGTCCAGTTTATTGGCCTTTTTACAGCAGCGCTGGAAGCCGGTAAAATTCAAACCATCTCTGAATATCGACAGCGAATTGttttatgacaaaaaatttaatgacaatgAACTGCTGCGAGTTGCGCCAGTCGAAGGCGCTAAAATATCTCTACCAATGGTCAATCTCGGCGAATATTTAACCAGCAATAGCGTGTCGTTTAATTCATACGAGCAGCGTTTGAGCTTAAAAAGTTCGCGGGATGAATTACTGGGTTATGTCCAACAATTTAAGAGCGTCGGCAAAAAAactatcaagaaaaaaatcgacaaAAAATTGCCGAGTTTAAGAGTCGCTGGCAGTGGAGGAGTCGCTGGTGCGGATGataacgataaattaaatgataataatagtgattTAGATAATTTAGATACGCATCTAAATTGCATAGATAAATCTCTTTTTGCTAGTCATAGTGATAAAAATGTGGGAGattcaaatagtaataataatgttaatgtCAATAGTAATTTCAGTATTGAACCAAATCGATTTCCTGGACGTGAAACAATTGATAGAATTAGGGAAGGCTGGAATATTGATGAATCTAATACTATAACTATtggtgatttatttttaatg tttggacgagaatcaaaaataatattagaatACTGGTGGGATgttccgaaaaaaaatgacagaGTTCCAAATGACAATCCCTCGTTAAACaaagatttgaaaaaacaagATGAAAGTCTTTGTCTTGCTCTACAAAAACTTTTATCTATCGCTAAACACAACTATGGTACAAGTAAAGCCTTTGACAATACGTCAAGTAGCAGTGAAACTGTCGTGTCATCACGAATGCCTTCGACTAAAGATTCGACATTCAGGAGACCGTTAATTCCACAAGTTTATCACAAAACTGGCAGCCAAGAGGCATTTAAAACTCAGTTAGAC aaattcaCCACAAGATTTTGTAAACGTGGTCGTACCGTAAGGCAACGGAACTTAATTGTACAGAGAGCAGTCCCATTAATTGGTAATTTAAACTGTGAgaagaatgaaattaaagaaccaagtcaattaaatttgaatcccACAAGAGAAATAATTagtgattataataatgataataaacttGAAGACATCGGAATTGAGTTACTGGGtagtaatgaaaatattgaatcagaaaacaatttattatcaacGTTAGCTGCTGCCAGTGCAGATCATTCTAATAATGGACTATTAGTACAACCTTCTAACTCTATAATCACGTCGGcaactcaaattttgaaagaaGGAGAAGGTCAATGGCTTAACAGTGAG gtTGCCGATTATTCTCTGAGTAGTTTTCTTGGTCAGTTTGAATCACCATTGAAAGGATCACAAAGAAGTCAAACAGGAAGTCAATTAGGGTCTATACGACCATCGTCTGAT